Proteins from one Natrinema salinisoli genomic window:
- the trkA gene encoding Trk system potassium transporter TrkA produces MYVIIVGAGEVGRSIAANLEDTHDVALIDRDPATAEELTYSLDVLTVCGDGTDLELLREAGLEQADLVIACTDNDETNAVVCGAAKAASDAFTIARVRRRTLLETWQGSQGAFGVDFMVCTDLLTAQAIFRISGVPSAHDVDTFAGGLIRMAEFDIPVDSPIADRTVREADCYDSLTFAAIFRDDEMVVTRGDTVIQGGDRVVVIGSPDSINEFADEVARTPEEAEEVVIVGASEIGFQTAREFEDHGFRPRLIERDPDRAREVAEALPNTMVMENDATDAEFLAREHVDEADVVIAALDSDEKNLLVSLLADRLGVDRTVAIIETPEYADLFETVGVDVAINPREETAEEIVRFTRTDHTEKVAMLEHDLAEVIEIEVGEDSVLVGRPIADATNDLPTGVVIGAISRGGEHITPRGSTVVQPGDHVIVFVDAAALDEVIELI; encoded by the coding sequence GTGTACGTGATCATCGTCGGGGCAGGCGAGGTCGGCCGTTCGATCGCCGCCAATCTGGAGGACACCCACGATGTCGCCCTGATCGATCGAGACCCCGCCACCGCCGAGGAGCTCACCTACTCTCTCGACGTGCTCACGGTCTGTGGCGACGGGACCGATCTCGAGTTGCTACGCGAGGCGGGGCTCGAGCAGGCGGATCTCGTCATCGCCTGTACGGACAACGACGAGACGAACGCGGTCGTCTGTGGTGCAGCGAAGGCCGCCTCGGACGCGTTTACCATCGCACGGGTGCGGCGCAGGACGCTGCTCGAGACGTGGCAGGGCTCGCAGGGTGCCTTCGGCGTCGACTTCATGGTCTGTACCGACCTGCTGACCGCACAGGCGATTTTCCGTATCTCCGGGGTGCCGAGCGCTCACGACGTCGATACGTTCGCCGGCGGTCTCATCCGCATGGCGGAGTTCGATATCCCAGTGGACAGTCCGATCGCGGACCGAACCGTGCGGGAGGCCGACTGCTACGATTCGCTCACCTTCGCCGCCATCTTCCGAGACGACGAGATGGTCGTGACCAGGGGCGACACGGTCATTCAGGGCGGCGACCGAGTCGTCGTGATCGGCAGTCCCGATTCGATCAACGAGTTCGCCGACGAAGTCGCACGGACGCCGGAGGAAGCCGAGGAGGTCGTCATCGTCGGTGCCAGCGAGATCGGGTTCCAGACCGCTCGCGAGTTCGAGGACCACGGCTTCCGTCCGCGGCTGATCGAGCGGGATCCCGACCGCGCCCGCGAAGTCGCCGAGGCGCTCCCGAACACGATGGTCATGGAGAACGACGCGACCGACGCCGAGTTCCTCGCCCGCGAACACGTCGACGAAGCCGACGTCGTGATCGCCGCCCTCGACAGCGACGAGAAGAACCTGCTCGTCTCCCTGCTCGCCGACCGCCTCGGCGTCGACCGAACCGTCGCCATCATTGAAACCCCCGAGTACGCCGATCTCTTCGAGACCGTCGGCGTCGACGTCGCGATCAACCCCCGCGAGGAGACCGCCGAAGAGATCGTCCGCTTCACTCGCACTGATCACACCGAGAAGGTCGCGATGCTCGAGCACGACCTCGCGGAGGTCATCGAGATCGAGGTCGGCGAGGACAGCGTCCTCGTCGGTCGACCGATCGCCGACGCGACGAACGATCTCCCGACGGGCGTCGTCATCGGTGCGATCTCACGGGGCGGCGAACACATCACGCCCCGCGGCTCGACGGTCGTCCAGCCCGGCGATCACGTCATCGTCTTCGTCGACGCGGCCGCGCTCGACGAGGTCATCGAGCTGATCTAG
- a CDS encoding ribonuclease J yields MEIEIATIGGYEEVGRQMTAVRAGDDVVIFDMGLNLSQVLIHDNVETERMHSLDLIDMGAIPDDRIMSDLEGDVKAIVPTHGHLDHIGAISKLAHRYDAPVVATPFTIELVKQQIEGEQKFGVENDLVKMEAGETMSIGDSGQVDLEFVNVTHSIIDAINPVLHTPEGAIVYGLDKRMDHTPVIGDPIDMERFREIGREGEGVLCYIEDCTNANKKGRTPSEKVAREHLRDVLYSMEDYDGGIVATTFSSHIARVKSLVEFADDIGRQPVLLGRSMEKYSGTAERLDFVDFPSDLGMFGHRKSVDRTFKRIMNEGKEDYLPIVTGHQGEPRAMLTRMARGETPYELDDGDKVVFSARVIPEPTNEGQRYQAEKLLGMQGARVYDDIHVSGHLNQEGHYEMLDALQPQNIIPAHQDMKGYSSYVNLCESEGYKLGRDLHVTRNGNLIQLVD; encoded by the coding sequence ATGGAAATCGAAATCGCAACCATTGGCGGCTACGAAGAAGTCGGACGGCAGATGACTGCCGTCCGGGCCGGCGACGACGTCGTCATCTTCGACATGGGTCTGAACCTCTCGCAGGTCCTGATCCACGACAACGTCGAAACCGAGCGGATGCACAGTCTCGATCTGATCGACATGGGCGCTATTCCGGACGATCGGATCATGAGCGACCTCGAGGGCGACGTCAAAGCGATCGTGCCGACCCACGGCCACCTCGACCACATCGGAGCCATCTCCAAACTGGCGCACCGATACGACGCGCCGGTCGTCGCGACGCCGTTTACGATCGAACTGGTCAAACAGCAGATCGAAGGCGAACAGAAGTTCGGCGTCGAGAACGACCTCGTCAAGATGGAGGCCGGCGAAACGATGTCGATCGGCGACTCCGGTCAGGTCGACCTCGAGTTCGTCAACGTCACTCACTCGATCATCGACGCGATCAATCCCGTTCTTCACACGCCGGAGGGTGCGATCGTCTACGGGCTCGACAAGCGGATGGACCACACGCCCGTCATCGGCGACCCGATCGACATGGAGCGCTTCCGAGAGATCGGTCGGGAGGGCGAAGGCGTCCTCTGTTACATCGAAGACTGTACCAACGCGAACAAGAAGGGCCGGACGCCCTCCGAGAAGGTCGCCCGCGAACACCTCCGGGACGTCCTCTACAGCATGGAGGACTACGACGGCGGCATCGTCGCGACGACCTTCTCGAGCCACATCGCCCGCGTCAAATCGCTCGTCGAGTTCGCCGACGATATCGGCCGCCAGCCCGTCTTGCTGGGTCGCTCGATGGAGAAGTATTCCGGCACGGCGGAACGACTCGACTTCGTCGACTTCCCCTCCGATCTGGGAATGTTCGGTCACCGCAAGTCCGTCGACCGCACGTTCAAACGGATCATGAACGAGGGCAAGGAAGACTACCTGCCGATCGTCACCGGCCATCAGGGCGAGCCCCGGGCGATGCTCACCCGAATGGCTCGCGGCGAGACGCCCTACGAACTGGACGACGGCGACAAGGTCGTCTTCTCCGCCCGCGTGATCCCCGAGCCGACCAACGAGGGCCAGCGCTACCAGGCCGAGAAACTCCTCGGCATGCAGGGCGCGCGGGTCTACGACGACATCCACGTCTCGGGCCACCTCAACCAGGAGGGCCACTACGAGATGCTCGACGCACTCCAACCCCAGAACATCATTCCAGCCCACCAGGACATGAAGGGCTACTCGAGCTACGTCAACCTCTGTGAGAGCGAGGGCTACAAACTCGGACGAGATCTCCACGTGACGCGAAACGGAAATCTCATCCAACTGGTCGACTGA
- the idsA3 gene encoding geranylfarnesyl diphosphate synthase — translation MTSPEAREEAVLEAIRQRREQVNEAIPEELPIQRPERLYEASRYLLDAGGKRLRPAVLLTTAEALTDSEPLSAEYRSLDALDDSGPVDVMAAAVSVEVIQSFTLIHDDIMDDDDLRRGVPAVHEEYDLETAILAGDTLYSKAFEIMLDTGAEADRIVDALRVLATTCTKICEGQSLDVTFEQRTDVSPEEYLEMVEQKTAVLYAASAAIPAILLGADDETIDALYGYGLDIGRAFQIQDDVLDLTVPSEQLGKQRGSDLVENKQTLITVHARNEGVDVDNLVDTDDVDAVTEAEIDDAVAALEDSGSISYANETARDLVEQGKNRLEVLPDNEARELLCEIANYLIERGY, via the coding sequence ATGACGAGTCCCGAGGCACGCGAAGAGGCGGTACTCGAGGCGATCCGGCAGCGCCGCGAGCAGGTCAACGAGGCGATTCCCGAAGAGCTGCCGATCCAGCGACCCGAACGGCTCTACGAGGCGTCCCGATATCTGCTAGATGCCGGCGGCAAGCGGCTGCGACCGGCAGTCCTCCTGACGACCGCGGAGGCATTGACCGACTCGGAACCGCTCTCGGCGGAGTATCGGTCGCTCGACGCGCTCGACGACAGCGGCCCGGTCGACGTGATGGCCGCCGCCGTCAGCGTCGAGGTCATCCAGTCGTTCACCCTGATTCACGACGACATCATGGACGACGACGACCTCCGTCGCGGCGTTCCCGCCGTCCACGAGGAGTACGACCTCGAGACGGCGATTCTCGCCGGCGACACGCTCTACTCGAAGGCCTTCGAGATCATGCTCGATACGGGCGCGGAAGCGGACCGAATCGTCGACGCGCTTCGCGTGCTCGCGACGACCTGTACGAAGATCTGTGAGGGACAGTCGCTGGACGTCACCTTCGAACAGCGAACCGACGTCTCGCCCGAGGAGTATCTCGAGATGGTCGAACAGAAGACGGCCGTCCTCTACGCCGCCTCGGCGGCTATTCCCGCAATCTTGCTGGGGGCCGACGACGAGACGATCGACGCGCTCTACGGCTACGGCCTCGACATCGGCCGCGCCTTCCAGATTCAAGACGACGTCCTCGATCTGACGGTGCCCAGCGAGCAACTCGGCAAGCAGCGGGGCAGCGATCTCGTCGAGAACAAACAGACGCTGATTACCGTCCACGCCCGCAACGAGGGCGTCGACGTCGACAATCTGGTCGACACCGACGACGTCGACGCGGTCACCGAGGCCGAGATCGACGACGCCGTCGCGGCACTCGAGGACTCCGGGTCGATCTCCTACGCCAACGAGACCGCCCGCGACCTGGTCGAGCAGGGGAAGAACCGCCTCGAAGTGTTGCCAGACAACGAGGCACGCGAATTGCTCTGTGAGATCGCGAACTACCTGATCGAACGCGGGTACTGA